The Quercus robur chromosome 7, dhQueRobu3.1, whole genome shotgun sequence genome has a segment encoding these proteins:
- the LOC126691942 gene encoding aquaporin TIP1-1 produces the protein MPIRNIAVGRPAEATHPDALKAALAEFISTLIFVFAGEGSGMAFNKLTDNGSTTPAGLVAAALAHAFALFVAVSVGANISGGHVNPAVTFGAFVGGNITLLRGILYWIAQLLGSTVACLLLKFATNGMTTSAFSLSSGVGVWNAFVLEIVMTFGLVYTVYATAIDPKKGSLGTIAPIAIGFIVGANILAGGAFDGASMNPAVSFGPALVSWSWANHWVYWAGPLIGGGIAGLVYEFFFISRSHEQLPTTDY, from the exons atgccGATCAGAAACATAGCAGTGGGAAGGCCTGCGGAGGCGACTCACCCAGATGCCTTGAAAGCAGCTTTAGCCGAGTTCATTTCCACGCTCATTTTCGTCTTTGCTGGTGAGGGCTCAGGCATGGCTTTTAATAAGCTCACTGACAATGGCTCGACCACCCCAGCTGGCCTCGTCGCCGCTGCACTAGCTCACGCTTTCGCTCTTTTCGTCGCCGTATCAGTCGGAGCCAACATCTCCGGTGGCCACGTCAACCCGGCTGTCACCTTTGGTGCCTTCGTCGGTGGCAATATCACCCTCCTACGTGGCATCCTCTACTGGATTGCCCAGCTTCTCGGATCCACCGTCGCTTGCTTGCTCCTTAAGTTCGCCACCAACGGCATG ACCACGAGTGCTTTCTCTCTATCCTCGGGAGTGGGTGTGTGGAACGCTTTCGTTTTGGAGATCGTGATGACTTTCGGGCTGGTGTACACGGTGTACGCCACGGCAATTGATCCAAAGAAGGGTAGTTTGGGAACTATAGCTCCAATAGCGATCGGTTTCATCGTGGGAGCTAATATTCTAGCTGGTGGGGCTTTTGATGGGGCTTCAATGAACCCAGCCGTGTCGTTTGGGCCTGCGTTGGTGAGCTGGTCCTGGGCGAACCACTGGGTTTACTGGGCTGGGCCTCTGATCGGAGGTGGGATCGCTGGTCTTGTGTACGAGTTCTTCTTTATTAGCCGCAGCCATGAACAGCTCCCCACTACAGACTACTGA